In Doryrhamphus excisus isolate RoL2022-K1 chromosome 7, RoL_Dexc_1.0, whole genome shotgun sequence, one genomic interval encodes:
- the nat8 gene encoding probable N-acetyltransferase camello gives MAAVQIRKYCDDDAETVKELFSLGMSEHVPSSFVHLLKQPLTQMVLMCTFCALLTSSKSFLLPILTVTLLLAAARQLVVYQFNSYIEMSYKQDLNTIDETYMKGEDSCFWVAEKEGQVVGMVACLPNQNVPECLELKRLSVRRSHRGRGVAKALCRKVADFTRERGCPAVLLYTSVVQTDAQKLYEHMGYDKVREFVVPDVLAKLMNFSLFEYRLDLQKDKKGN, from the coding sequence ATGGCCGCTGTCCAGATCCGGAAGTACTGTGACGACGATGCTGAGACGGTGAAGGAGCTCTTCTCGCTGGGCATGAGCGAGCACGTGCCCTCCTCCTTTGTGCACCTCCTGAAGCAGCCGCTCACCCAGATGGTACTCATGTGCACCTTCTGCGCCCTCCTGACCAGCTCCAAATCCTTCCTGCTGCCCATCCTGACTGTCACGCTGCTGCTCGCCGCCGCCCGCCAGCTTGTGGTCTACCAGTTCAACAGCTACATCGAGATGTCCTACAAGCAGGACCTGAACACCATCGACGAGACTTACATGAAAGGCGAGGACTCGTGCTTCTGGGTGGCGGAGAAGGAGGGTCAGGTGGTGGGCATGGTGGCGTGCCTGCCCAACCAGAACGTCCCGGAGTGCTTGGAGCTGAAGCGCCTGTCTGTGCGGCGCAGTCACCGCGGCAGGGGCGTGGCCAAAGCGCTGTGTCGGAAAGTGGCGGACTTTACCCGCGAGCGAGGCTGCCCCGCCGTCCTCCTCTACACCTCGGTGGTCCAGACTGACGCTCAGAAGCTCTACGAGCACATGGGCTACGACAAGGTGCGCGAGTTTGTCGTTCCTGACGTCCTCGCCAAGCTCATGAACTTCTCTCTCTTTGAGTACAGACTGGATttgcagaaagacaaaaaaggaaACTGA